One part of the Bacillota bacterium genome encodes these proteins:
- a CDS encoding DUF4829 domain-containing protein → MKTKAALLLVIFTAVALALGCVKNATNESRKNPPATQGGSELAPVAKSGEHENFKILEKRLTAEDIAECKRVIEKHFEALKKHDVELLDSTMYNPTGVKTGPDDPQILRIKEAKVYRINENPRWFSLESLQGAGISRLSGKTWYKVAILNVDRLLVLAYENSKEVWRNESNVDYILVKEKPESPWVILDAGR, encoded by the coding sequence GTGAAAACGAAAGCGGCACTGCTGTTAGTTATATTTACGGCAGTGGCCCTGGCATTAGGATGTGTGAAAAACGCGACCAACGAATCCAGGAAGAACCCGCCGGCAACGCAAGGTGGGAGCGAGCTTGCGCCAGTAGCAAAAAGCGGGGAGCACGAAAATTTTAAGATTCTCGAGAAGCGCCTGACGGCAGAGGATATCGCTGAGTGCAAGCGAGTCATTGAAAAACATTTCGAGGCTCTGAAGAAGCATGATGTTGAGTTGCTCGATTCTACGATGTACAATCCCACCGGCGTCAAAACGGGACCCGACGACCCTCAAATTTTGCGGATAAAAGAGGCTAAAGTCTACCGGATCAACGAGAATCCCAGGTGGTTTAGCTTAGAAAGCTTGCAGGGAGCAGGAATTTCCCGGCTATCCGGCAAGACCTGGTATAAGGTTGCCATACTAAATGTCGATCGACTGCTGGTCCTGGCCTACGAAAACTCAAAGGAAGTCTGGCGTAACGAAAGCAACGTCGACTACATCCTGGTCAAAGAAAAGCCGGAGTCGCCTTGGGTTATTTTAGACGCTGGTAGGTAG